A genomic stretch from Telmatocola sphagniphila includes:
- a CDS encoding YncE family protein, with protein sequence MKFMLKLALLALFSVSPLKAGELELIKTIPLKGKAGLLDHMDLDTKRDRLLVANKPNNTMDVVDLKSGELIKQIPNQTGIQGVAFAADLDRIYVGLGTNGLCNVFDAESYKSVKTIKFADDADNVHYFPKTQMAYVGHAEKSLGVISAKSNTLKADIKLPGTVEGFVLEANRPRLYASTPEPSQVVVIDTQKNIVSTVYPIKLSGGAHPIALDEANHRLYVACRKEPMVVVLDSETGKEITSVAIPEGADDLYFDATRKRVYVSCGSGFLAIIKVVDADHLQMIEKLPTAPGARTSLLIPETGKLYLGVPKQEGKEAAEIRIYQAKP encoded by the coding sequence ATGAAGTTTATGTTGAAGCTGGCTTTGCTGGCATTGTTCAGTGTCAGTCCGCTGAAGGCGGGTGAGTTGGAATTGATCAAAACAATTCCGCTTAAAGGTAAGGCTGGCTTGCTGGATCACATGGATCTGGACACCAAGCGAGATCGATTATTAGTGGCTAACAAGCCGAACAACACCATGGATGTGGTGGATCTGAAATCGGGCGAGTTGATCAAGCAAATCCCGAACCAGACTGGCATTCAGGGCGTAGCTTTCGCGGCCGATCTGGATCGAATTTACGTCGGTCTGGGCACCAACGGACTCTGTAATGTGTTCGATGCCGAGAGCTACAAATCGGTCAAGACCATCAAGTTTGCCGACGATGCCGATAATGTGCATTACTTCCCTAAGACGCAGATGGCCTATGTCGGACACGCCGAGAAATCTCTGGGTGTAATCTCGGCCAAGTCGAATACTTTGAAAGCGGATATCAAGCTGCCGGGCACAGTGGAAGGGTTTGTGCTGGAAGCCAACCGACCCCGACTTTATGCCTCCACTCCTGAGCCCAGCCAAGTCGTGGTGATCGATACCCAGAAGAACATCGTCTCGACGGTTTATCCGATCAAGCTGTCCGGCGGAGCGCATCCGATTGCCTTGGACGAGGCAAATCATCGTCTGTATGTGGCTTGCCGAAAAGAACCGATGGTCGTGGTGCTGGATAGCGAGACGGGCAAAGAAATCACCAGTGTGGCTATTCCCGAAGGAGCCGACGATTTGTATTTCGATGCGACTCGGAAGCGGGTTTACGTTTCCTGTGGTTCGGGCTTTTTAGCGATCATCAAAGTGGTCGATGCCGATCATCTGCAGATGATCGAAAAACTTCCGACCGCGCCAGGGGCTCGAACCAGTCTCCTGATCCCGGAAACCGGCAAGTTATACCTGGGGGTTCCCAAACAGGAAGGTAAAGAGGCCGCCGAGATTCGAATCTACCAGGCCAAGCCCTAA
- a CDS encoding DUF1501 domain-containing protein — MSRRNFLKLCGMAGLGFAAPIGWDFRSKLKANSPEDPGYGGPYYVVFNASGGWDTTYLMDPKGVEGVNRLYKTGEIVTVGNHRFAPNAKQVKQGISNEEFFKKYGSELRVLNGLDYSVNNHSPCERYMATGKLDSLAYPTFAALVAACKGGNLPIAFLTFGNYSATGNLVPMSRVPYLQSLNILSKADSVEGNLASPYHDAFAQDRIEKALEQQFQSRVSDQRLPRVERSQSMLYSAQVNSKALQRVIPYIPKEMAKERLAQQADIALAGFKAGVCVSANLSIGQFDSHVNNDPDQMKLIPEFLGGIQYLLKKAEELKIREKLVVIIQSEMGRTPNYNNSNGKDHWSIGSIMFLGQGIAGNRVIGATDEKLQLVPVNPKTLSLDKVKGIRVRPEHIHLALREHAGIQDHAFSKQFPLGIETKDPLQDFWK, encoded by the coding sequence ATGTCACGCCGAAATTTCTTGAAGTTGTGCGGAATGGCCGGGCTGGGATTCGCTGCGCCGATTGGCTGGGATTTTCGCTCGAAATTGAAAGCGAATTCTCCGGAAGATCCGGGCTATGGGGGTCCCTACTACGTCGTGTTCAATGCCTCCGGAGGCTGGGACACGACTTATCTGATGGATCCGAAGGGCGTGGAAGGGGTCAACCGACTCTACAAGACCGGAGAGATCGTCACCGTCGGGAACCATCGCTTTGCCCCGAACGCGAAGCAAGTCAAACAGGGTATCAGCAACGAAGAATTCTTCAAAAAATATGGCTCGGAATTAAGAGTCCTCAACGGCCTCGATTACTCGGTCAATAACCATTCGCCCTGCGAACGCTACATGGCCACCGGCAAGCTCGATAGCCTGGCCTATCCCACTTTCGCCGCTCTGGTCGCTGCCTGCAAAGGGGGAAATCTCCCGATTGCGTTTCTGACTTTTGGAAATTACTCGGCCACCGGCAATCTGGTTCCGATGTCGCGCGTGCCATATCTGCAATCCTTGAACATCCTCTCCAAGGCCGATTCCGTCGAAGGAAACCTCGCCAGTCCCTATCACGATGCCTTCGCGCAGGATCGCATCGAGAAAGCTCTCGAACAGCAGTTTCAATCGCGAGTTTCCGACCAGCGGTTACCTCGGGTTGAACGATCGCAAAGCATGCTTTATTCCGCTCAAGTCAATTCCAAAGCCTTGCAGCGAGTGATTCCGTACATTCCCAAGGAAATGGCCAAAGAACGTCTGGCTCAGCAAGCCGACATAGCGCTCGCCGGTTTCAAGGCGGGAGTATGCGTTTCCGCCAATCTTTCGATCGGCCAATTCGACAGTCACGTCAACAATGACCCCGACCAGATGAAGCTAATTCCTGAGTTTCTGGGTGGAATTCAATACTTGCTGAAAAAAGCCGAAGAGCTCAAAATTCGGGAGAAACTCGTCGTGATCATCCAAAGTGAAATGGGTCGCACGCCGAACTACAACAACAGCAACGGGAAAGATCACTGGTCTATTGGCTCTATCATGTTCCTGGGCCAGGGCATCGCCGGGAACCGAGTAATCGGTGCTACCGATGAGAAGTTGCAATTGGTGCCAGTCAACCCGAAGACGTTGTCGCTCGACAAAGTAAAAGGAATTCGCGTTCGCCCGGAACACATACACCTGGCACTGCGGGAACATGCAGGCATTCAGGATCATGCCTTCAGTAAGCAATTTCCTCTGGGAATTGAGACCAAGGATCCACTACAGGACTTCTGGAAATGA
- a CDS encoding TolC family protein, which translates to MLLLTRNLKRLAAVTLTAISFNWSSLQAQPPATLPAPEALKPAPAPTPVLKLQDALHFALENNPALASQRKQRGIAVARVVIAEQYPFNPVAENRIQGASGPESAGVSNNLPIEQLLLWEVETRNQKQFRKEGANATLSRTEWEIAYFEQTLAIDVLRAYTLALYRQEKLKLLEENLRINERLVEDVRRLVGLGKLRSADLILAQTEVVDTQDLVGAGRETMVAARQDLNRVLGSVDGVFQLEGRLDSQAWNWESASEGLQETALNRRADLKARQMAVAEATANTKLTIANRYGNPIVGPVMTYDPSRAFSIGLQLNVPLPFANSKKGEILQSQAEQAQAAQLLRQAEFTVKQEVIASLARLAAAQKRLEQIEKRGLPTLGQAVQDIEKLFQAGEPGVDVLKVIDVRRKLLRARDNYLDALWSVRQSLIDVAAATGEPLVEPKKPEEKKP; encoded by the coding sequence ATGCTTTTGCTCACCCGAAATCTGAAACGACTTGCAGCAGTCACTTTGACAGCGATTTCGTTCAATTGGTCTTCGCTACAGGCCCAACCGCCTGCCACACTCCCGGCACCAGAAGCTCTCAAGCCGGCACCGGCCCCAACACCAGTCCTGAAACTTCAGGATGCGTTGCACTTTGCTTTAGAGAACAATCCCGCCCTCGCATCTCAGCGGAAACAGCGCGGGATTGCGGTAGCTCGGGTAGTCATTGCGGAACAATACCCTTTCAATCCAGTGGCCGAAAACCGCATACAGGGCGCCTCAGGCCCGGAATCCGCCGGCGTGAGCAATAATCTTCCCATTGAGCAATTACTGCTTTGGGAGGTTGAAACGCGAAACCAGAAACAATTTCGCAAAGAGGGCGCTAACGCCACACTTTCCCGCACCGAATGGGAAATTGCCTATTTTGAACAAACTCTGGCAATCGATGTCTTGCGGGCGTATACCTTAGCCCTCTATCGCCAGGAAAAACTGAAACTTCTCGAGGAAAACCTTCGCATCAATGAGCGGTTGGTCGAAGATGTTCGCCGCTTGGTTGGGCTCGGCAAATTGCGATCCGCGGATCTGATTCTTGCCCAGACCGAAGTGGTGGATACCCAGGATTTAGTCGGTGCGGGCCGGGAAACCATGGTGGCGGCTCGGCAGGATTTGAATCGGGTTCTGGGAAGCGTCGACGGTGTGTTTCAACTGGAAGGCCGTCTGGACAGTCAGGCTTGGAACTGGGAATCGGCTTCGGAGGGCTTGCAGGAAACCGCTTTGAACCGGCGTGCCGATTTAAAAGCTCGCCAAATGGCCGTGGCGGAAGCAACAGCCAATACGAAATTGACCATCGCCAATCGGTACGGCAACCCCATCGTCGGACCAGTCATGACGTACGACCCGTCTCGGGCATTTTCGATCGGATTACAGCTTAATGTGCCGCTGCCTTTTGCGAACTCCAAAAAGGGGGAGATCCTGCAGAGCCAGGCGGAGCAAGCTCAGGCCGCGCAGTTGTTGCGTCAGGCGGAATTCACCGTTAAGCAGGAAGTTATTGCTTCTCTCGCTCGTTTGGCAGCCGCCCAAAAACGATTGGAACAGATTGAAAAAAGAGGATTGCCCACCCTCGGGCAGGCGGTGCAGGATATCGAGAAGTTGTTTCAGGCTGGTGAACCGGGTGTCGATGTTTTGAAAGTCATCGACGTCCGGCGAAAATTGCTCAGAGCCCGAGACAACTATCTCGATGCTCTTTGGTCGGTTCGACAGTCTCTGATAGACGTAGCAGCTGCCACCGGCGAACCGCTCGTGGAACCCAAAAAGCCTGAAGAAAAGAAACCCTAA
- a CDS encoding efflux RND transporter permease subunit — translation MASLASVAKPYFGALVLTCALLTAGGIYCALRMPSSVYPEVTFSRIAVTAKVPDRDVQNMEVNVTRRLEEAVAGVIGVAQVRSKTIRGGCDLFIDFNPGTDMLRAEQLTWNRIGARRSDLPANTELTVDQLTPSVFPIISVVLTGGDTAAQLRDFALYELAPRLKTIPDVLYANVAGGDVREIEVICRPDDLMTHGLSAADVADQIGQLAQLQPVGLVENQPLAFQIIVNSLPAKASKIEDLVLTTRKDQSIRVRDVADVKVLHRDRTMSIGFDQKDAVVITIFRRLGGNTVQISRDVATLLAEKGLTLSPQDAKKKPPRNIQATIVYDQANFIKSAVDNVRDAIVVGGVFSILILLAFLRSWRATLISALSIPITLCITFLFLHWTGETLNLMSLGGLAVAIGLIIDDTVVVIENIARHLTPDQTKNKTCDPVDSASGEITGAVIGSTLTTVLVFVPLAFISGVYGQFFASLSWALSIAVLVSMVISLSIVPVFAAKFLGSRPMPGPGPIYRLVANIYEFFLSIALRVPWLTMSASLLALVGGVFLYLGVPDYKTPREEGKPPPPPLVRGLETGLMPNMDEGAFILDYWAPTGSPLAETEKKAREIEKILSKNPDVQSYVRRTGSENGLFATQTSRGDIQVILRPAGDDPRTLLTKPVRPPLSKLEEELKKENKTLEQEKENIRKKYRRRPLQKVMEEVEDEVKDSFSEHQLKIELIQIMEDELNDLSGANKPVEVKLFGPDQKKLREIADEVAETLGKKGKGRGFKEVNSNVRAGNPDLMIQLDSFATDKLGLKPDAVARQLKAIFQGQIATQIPESSLRVTDVRVRYPDAIRFGTDPKNLGKGFFDRQRVLEQLILLPETKNPVVPSGTLSSLARVVPLKGLGDVKAIRTPDEQYRENQQPAIFVTAELNQEEAGLGSVVEDIKRWMSNDVQLPAGYRWELGGHYLRMQEAFKSLLIVMIVAILLVFIMLAFQFKSVVLPMLIFLTQPLSLFSGLLALWLTGIPLNVSSYMGAILLIGLDMKNGILLVECIQQLREEGMPLRQALLLAGRTRFRPILMTSLAAVLGMLPLALGIGPGAQMQQPLAVMVIGGLVANMLFTRMIIPTGYLILERRKEKQKTLPGPVKPVEIPEAVPVNESNPTAPVPVAIVPEVKTSLPPGDTQ, via the coding sequence ATGGCGAGTCTTGCATCTGTAGCGAAACCGTATTTTGGGGCTCTGGTTCTCACCTGTGCACTACTCACAGCAGGCGGAATCTACTGCGCCCTGCGCATGCCTAGTAGCGTCTACCCGGAAGTCACATTCTCACGTATCGCGGTAACGGCCAAGGTCCCCGATCGCGATGTGCAGAACATGGAGGTTAACGTCACCCGTCGCCTGGAAGAAGCCGTGGCGGGAGTGATTGGCGTGGCTCAAGTTCGTTCTAAGACCATCCGAGGCGGCTGCGATCTGTTCATCGATTTCAATCCGGGCACGGATATGCTCCGGGCGGAACAACTGACCTGGAATCGCATCGGTGCTCGACGTTCCGATTTGCCAGCAAATACGGAGTTGACAGTCGATCAGCTGACACCATCGGTTTTTCCGATCATTTCGGTGGTTCTGACCGGCGGAGATACAGCCGCACAGTTACGGGACTTTGCTCTCTACGAACTCGCCCCTCGACTGAAAACGATTCCCGATGTTCTTTATGCCAACGTCGCGGGCGGCGATGTTCGGGAGATCGAAGTGATCTGCCGTCCCGACGATTTGATGACCCATGGGCTCTCGGCAGCGGATGTAGCGGATCAGATAGGTCAGCTCGCTCAACTTCAGCCGGTCGGCTTGGTGGAAAACCAGCCGCTGGCCTTTCAAATCATTGTGAACAGTCTTCCGGCGAAAGCCTCCAAAATCGAAGACCTGGTCCTGACGACTCGAAAAGACCAATCGATTCGCGTTCGCGATGTCGCCGATGTCAAGGTACTGCACCGCGACAGAACCATGTCCATTGGTTTTGATCAAAAAGATGCTGTCGTTATTACCATTTTCCGTCGGCTCGGCGGGAATACCGTTCAAATATCGCGGGATGTGGCCACTCTTCTTGCCGAGAAGGGCTTAACGCTTTCGCCCCAGGATGCGAAGAAGAAACCGCCTCGAAACATTCAGGCGACAATTGTCTACGATCAAGCCAATTTCATTAAATCAGCAGTGGATAATGTCCGCGATGCCATCGTGGTGGGAGGCGTGTTCAGTATCCTGATTCTGCTGGCATTCTTGCGGAGCTGGCGCGCTACGCTCATCTCGGCCTTGTCGATCCCCATTACGCTCTGCATCACCTTCCTGTTTCTGCACTGGACCGGTGAAACGTTGAATTTGATGTCGCTGGGCGGATTGGCCGTTGCGATCGGTCTGATTATCGATGATACCGTGGTGGTAATAGAGAATATTGCCCGGCATCTCACTCCCGATCAAACTAAAAACAAAACCTGCGATCCCGTAGATTCCGCTTCCGGGGAAATCACCGGGGCCGTGATCGGTTCCACACTTACCACCGTACTCGTGTTCGTTCCGCTGGCGTTTATCTCCGGTGTTTACGGCCAATTTTTCGCATCGCTCAGCTGGGCGCTGTCGATTGCAGTGCTTGTCTCGATGGTTATCAGCCTGAGTATCGTTCCCGTATTCGCGGCCAAGTTTCTCGGAAGCCGACCAATGCCCGGACCCGGGCCAATCTACCGGCTAGTGGCCAATATCTATGAATTTTTCCTCTCGATTGCTTTGCGTGTTCCCTGGTTGACGATGTCCGCCTCTCTGCTCGCACTTGTAGGAGGCGTATTCCTTTATCTCGGCGTGCCCGATTACAAAACGCCGCGTGAAGAAGGCAAGCCCCCGCCGCCACCTCTGGTTCGGGGACTGGAAACCGGTCTGATGCCGAATATGGATGAAGGGGCCTTTATTCTGGATTATTGGGCACCTACAGGAAGTCCTTTGGCCGAGACGGAGAAGAAGGCTCGAGAGATCGAAAAGATCCTTTCCAAGAACCCGGATGTGCAATCCTACGTTCGGCGAACTGGCTCCGAAAACGGCCTTTTCGCTACCCAGACCAGCCGCGGAGATATTCAAGTTATACTGCGTCCCGCGGGCGATGATCCTCGGACCTTACTGACCAAGCCAGTAAGGCCGCCACTGTCCAAGCTCGAAGAGGAACTCAAGAAAGAAAATAAAACGCTGGAGCAGGAAAAGGAAAATATTCGCAAAAAGTATCGCCGTCGGCCGCTTCAAAAGGTCATGGAAGAGGTCGAGGATGAGGTGAAAGATTCTTTCTCGGAACACCAGCTCAAGATCGAATTGATTCAGATCATGGAGGATGAGTTGAATGACTTGTCGGGTGCCAACAAGCCAGTGGAAGTCAAGCTGTTTGGTCCGGACCAGAAGAAGCTTCGCGAAATCGCGGATGAAGTAGCCGAGACCCTGGGAAAAAAAGGAAAAGGGCGGGGCTTCAAGGAAGTAAACAGTAATGTTCGAGCCGGCAACCCTGACCTGATGATTCAACTGGATTCCTTTGCAACGGACAAACTCGGTTTGAAACCGGATGCGGTGGCGCGGCAACTCAAAGCGATTTTCCAGGGGCAGATTGCCACTCAAATTCCCGAGTCTTCCCTTAGGGTGACGGATGTCCGGGTTCGTTATCCCGATGCGATTCGCTTCGGCACCGATCCCAAAAATCTCGGCAAGGGCTTTTTCGATCGCCAGCGCGTACTCGAACAATTGATCCTACTTCCCGAGACGAAAAATCCAGTCGTCCCCTCCGGCACTCTCAGCAGTCTGGCCCGGGTTGTACCCCTGAAGGGGCTAGGAGATGTCAAGGCAATTCGCACGCCGGATGAACAGTACCGGGAAAATCAGCAACCGGCGATTTTCGTTACTGCCGAACTGAATCAGGAAGAAGCCGGCTTGGGATCGGTCGTCGAGGACATCAAACGCTGGATGTCGAACGATGTGCAACTGCCCGCAGGTTATCGGTGGGAGCTAGGCGGGCATTATCTGCGAATGCAGGAGGCGTTCAAAAGTTTGCTGATCGTTATGATCGTGGCGATTCTGCTGGTATTCATCATGCTGGCCTTCCAGTTCAAATCGGTCGTGCTCCCGATGCTGATCTTCCTAACGCAGCCATTGTCGTTGTTCAGCGGGCTTCTAGCCCTTTGGTTGACGGGTATCCCCTTGAACGTTTCGAGCTACATGGGAGCCATCCTGCTGATCGGCCTGGATATGAAGAACGGCATCCTGCTGGTCGAATGCATTCAGCAACTTCGCGAGGAAGGAATGCCCTTACGACAGGCATTACTCCTAGCGGGCAGGACGCGATTCCGGCCAATTCTCATGACGAGTCTGGCCGCCGTGCTGGGTATGCTACCTCTGGCCTTAGGTATCGGACCGGGAGCCCAAATGCAACAGCCGCTGGCGGTCATGGTCATTGGGGGCCTGGTGGCCAATATGCTGTTCACTCGAATGATCATTCCCACGGGCTACCTGATCCTCGAACGTCGCAAGGAAAAACAAAAAACGCTGCCTGGCCCTGTGAAACCTGTTGAAATACCGGAAGCAGTACCGGTCAATGAATCGAATCCGACCGCGCCCGTTCCGGTAGCAATCGTTCCCGAAGTGAAGACTTCTTTACCACCTGGAGATACGCAATGA
- a CDS encoding rhomboid family intramembrane serine protease, giving the protein MPKTFTPPYRKTKMLALAAASLLLLYSKYSTPNGGGLDSGLLILLWIYALYYSAKNLIYPQKVLVQEGKLISRGLSNWETNASNVQANFYDGGGLRLRFLNLEFVQAEASEIEQLRNSESQYGTHCTLAGLTLEQIDELRALLPIAPPPFRSPAEQIESYHREMIRRKPIPLATFGLIAAIVFVFLGMCLKGISPFHQETQQLIDAGANYGPLTTNGDYFRLITNLFIHLGVLHLLCNAITLQILGTTAERIYGSARFLFLYFVSGLFGSIFSLLMQPEIVSAGASGCIFGIAGSIFAHVLLNKDSMPWPIYLAERKNSLRLIALNLLIGFGVPGIDNYAHLGGLAVGFLLGFWLGPQDAARTNRSQSRFYSAIVIGVVAIVLAVAFLPRIPKEVYQYLQALEEYGPKEAKILEEYNSLLGKWGTQKTPPSEMADEFERLVSKPFHELVTRFPDPKFSPASFREVAPVFQEFMEARDRSWRHTAEAVRTQNAELMRKATEEQKLAESLLEKQKDFFKKGN; this is encoded by the coding sequence ATGCCAAAAACTTTCACCCCTCCCTACCGCAAGACCAAAATGCTTGCCTTAGCGGCGGCGAGCCTGCTACTGCTCTATTCGAAGTATTCCACACCGAATGGTGGCGGCCTGGATAGCGGACTGTTAATTCTGCTCTGGATTTATGCCCTTTACTACAGTGCGAAAAACTTGATTTATCCGCAAAAAGTCCTTGTGCAGGAAGGCAAATTGATCTCGCGCGGGCTCTCGAACTGGGAGACCAATGCCTCCAATGTGCAGGCGAATTTCTACGACGGCGGCGGACTGCGCCTCCGATTTCTGAATCTCGAATTCGTGCAGGCAGAAGCGTCCGAAATCGAGCAGCTGCGAAATAGTGAATCCCAATACGGTACCCATTGCACGCTTGCCGGTTTGACCCTCGAGCAAATAGATGAACTTCGAGCACTCCTGCCCATCGCACCCCCTCCTTTTCGTTCCCCGGCCGAGCAAATTGAAAGTTATCATCGGGAGATGATTCGTCGCAAGCCGATACCCCTAGCGACTTTTGGGCTAATCGCTGCAATCGTTTTCGTCTTCCTCGGGATGTGTCTGAAAGGAATTTCCCCGTTTCATCAGGAGACCCAACAGCTTATCGATGCTGGAGCCAATTACGGTCCTCTGACCACCAACGGAGACTATTTCCGCTTAATCACCAATCTGTTCATACACCTGGGAGTCCTACATTTACTTTGCAACGCCATCACACTTCAGATTCTGGGGACAACCGCGGAACGAATCTATGGCTCGGCACGCTTCTTGTTTCTCTACTTTGTTTCCGGTCTGTTCGGTTCGATTTTCAGTCTCTTGATGCAACCGGAGATCGTCTCGGCGGGAGCTTCGGGATGCATCTTTGGCATAGCGGGTTCCATTTTTGCCCACGTGCTACTGAACAAAGATTCGATGCCGTGGCCCATTTATCTGGCGGAGCGAAAGAATAGCCTGCGCCTGATTGCACTGAACCTACTGATAGGCTTCGGCGTTCCGGGTATCGACAATTATGCCCACCTGGGCGGACTGGCCGTGGGTTTTCTGTTGGGATTCTGGCTGGGCCCGCAGGATGCAGCGCGGACGAACCGATCCCAATCGCGATTTTACAGCGCTATCGTTATAGGTGTCGTGGCGATTGTTCTCGCCGTGGCGTTCCTTCCTCGAATCCCCAAAGAAGTTTACCAGTACCTCCAGGCTCTTGAAGAGTATGGTCCGAAAGAGGCCAAGATCCTCGAAGAATACAACTCTCTACTGGGGAAATGGGGGACTCAGAAAACACCCCCGTCGGAAATGGCCGATGAGTTTGAGAGGCTGGTCTCGAAACCTTTTCACGAGTTGGTTACTCGCTTCCCTGACCCCAAGTTCAGTCCCGCGAGTTTTCGGGAGGTTGCCCCGGTATTTCAAGAGTTCATGGAGGCAAGGGATAGATCCTGGCGGCACACGGCCGAGGCGGTCAGAACCCAGAATGCAGAACTCATGAGAAAGGCCACAGAGGAGCAGAAACTGGCGGAAAGCCTCCTGGAAAAACAGAAGGACTTCTTCAAAAAGGGAAATTAG
- a CDS encoding DUF1588 domain-containing protein, which yields MNSPFLFPGRSTSQKASNRFRTAYLILIPLMLLVILASHAFSTGPATPAKAEKSLAKKSLEKLFEEDVWAKVAERTCLKCHQTGGDAAASDLLLSPLSNNFEKAQSDLANNYEALAEIARSQKGDPSRILLKATGGLDHGGGRVVKPDSTAYQILQEFVSRVGTGSKTFDKKALNKPLPPFFEGISLLSPPRLLRRVTLSLAGRLPTDAEIAEAEKGGMASLDFLLTRIMKENAFYERLKEGFNDIFLTIGIEDNAETLLSYEHFEKTRGWPDKYDFSKLPEKDRQKAGWAMFDVYRKALLQEPLELISYIVRNERPFSELATADYIMVSPYTARGYGIFEKIKTEFKNPDDPFEYIPAKLSALKDRSGKVQESPTGLYPHAGLLSMFHYLRRYPTTETNRNRLRARMVYQHFLGVDIMQLAPRVGDAAAISVKYKIPTMQAAECVVCHKTIDPVAGIFQDFNNEGSLGPRKDGWYKDMFASGFEGEDLPKDQRWRSIQWLAQRVVQDPRFPIAMIEHVYFIMFGRKVLQAPEDIDDPMFASHRRAYRAQRQIIQEIAAQFKASQFNLKVAFKAIILNEFYRVDGASVASADPARRAELDDSGVVRLLSPEQLDRKLKAIFGKSWGRLDGDFKILYGGINSLSVTERNGDPSGAMGSIQRLMANDISCANVGRDFHLPAEKRILFAKIEHTVVPGKPENDQKIRAEMVFLCQKLLGRDFAPNHPEIDRMFALFQGILIDSKAQKYVAPRETYFCGGREDFHVDDPNYTIRAWRAVVTYLLRQHDFLYE from the coding sequence ATGAACTCTCCTTTTTTATTTCCTGGGCGAAGCACTTCCCAAAAAGCTTCGAATCGGTTCAGAACGGCATACCTGATTCTCATCCCATTAATGCTTTTGGTTATTCTCGCCTCCCATGCATTCTCCACCGGACCAGCCACGCCAGCGAAGGCCGAAAAGTCGTTAGCTAAAAAGTCGCTCGAAAAACTCTTCGAGGAAGACGTCTGGGCCAAAGTCGCGGAGCGCACTTGTTTGAAGTGCCATCAAACGGGAGGCGACGCCGCGGCATCCGATTTACTGCTCTCCCCGCTGAGCAACAATTTTGAAAAAGCCCAGTCGGATCTTGCGAATAACTATGAAGCCCTGGCGGAAATCGCCCGCTCTCAGAAAGGCGACCCATCGCGGATTCTCCTCAAAGCGACCGGCGGCTTGGACCATGGCGGCGGACGGGTCGTCAAACCCGATTCGACGGCTTATCAGATTCTCCAGGAGTTTGTGTCTCGAGTCGGCACGGGAAGCAAAACCTTCGATAAAAAGGCCTTGAACAAGCCTTTGCCCCCCTTCTTCGAAGGTATTTCCCTGCTATCCCCTCCCAGATTGCTTCGGAGAGTAACGCTTTCACTGGCCGGTCGATTACCTACGGATGCAGAAATCGCGGAAGCGGAAAAAGGGGGGATGGCCAGCCTGGATTTCCTGCTCACGCGAATCATGAAGGAAAATGCGTTTTACGAACGGTTGAAAGAAGGCTTCAACGATATCTTTCTGACGATTGGTATTGAGGATAACGCGGAAACTTTACTATCCTATGAACACTTCGAGAAAACGCGCGGTTGGCCGGACAAGTACGACTTCAGCAAACTGCCCGAAAAAGATCGGCAGAAAGCCGGTTGGGCCATGTTCGATGTCTACCGAAAGGCACTGTTGCAAGAACCGCTGGAACTGATCTCTTATATTGTCCGAAACGAACGGCCCTTTTCCGAACTGGCAACCGCGGATTACATTATGGTTTCGCCCTATACGGCCCGTGGCTATGGGATCTTCGAGAAGATCAAAACTGAGTTCAAGAACCCCGATGATCCCTTTGAATACATTCCGGCGAAATTAAGCGCTCTCAAAGACCGCTCGGGTAAAGTTCAGGAATCGCCGACGGGCCTCTATCCGCACGCCGGTCTGCTTAGCATGTTCCATTATTTACGCCGCTATCCCACCACGGAAACGAATCGAAATCGGCTCCGCGCCCGAATGGTTTATCAGCATTTTCTGGGTGTGGACATCATGCAACTGGCCCCCCGGGTTGGCGATGCGGCAGCCATTTCGGTCAAATACAAAATTCCGACCATGCAGGCGGCGGAGTGCGTTGTCTGTCACAAGACTATCGATCCGGTCGCCGGAATCTTCCAGGACTTCAACAACGAAGGCAGCTTGGGGCCACGCAAAGACGGCTGGTACAAGGATATGTTTGCATCCGGATTCGAGGGAGAAGATCTTCCCAAGGATCAGCGCTGGCGATCGATTCAATGGCTGGCGCAAAGAGTCGTTCAGGATCCGCGTTTTCCGATAGCGATGATCGAACACGTTTATTTCATAATGTTCGGCCGCAAGGTTTTGCAGGCCCCGGAAGATATTGACGATCCAATGTTTGCCTCCCATCGGCGAGCCTATCGCGCTCAGCGACAAATAATTCAGGAAATCGCCGCCCAGTTCAAAGCCTCTCAGTTCAACCTGAAGGTGGCTTTCAAAGCCATTATTTTGAACGAATTCTATCGCGTGGACGGCGCTTCGGTTGCGAGCGCCGACCCGGCCCGACGGGCGGAACTCGACGATTCGGGGGTTGTCCGACTGCTTTCGCCGGAGCAACTCGATCGCAAACTCAAAGCCATCTTCGGGAAATCCTGGGGCCGACTCGATGGCGATTTCAAGATCCTTTATGGGGGCATCAACTCTCTCAGCGTCACCGAACGTAACGGCGATCCGAGTGGGGCCATGGGATCTATTCAACGGCTGATGGCAAATGATATCTCCTGTGCCAATGTGGGCCGGGATTTTCATCTCCCGGCCGAGAAGCGAATTCTCTTCGCGAAAATCGAGCATACTGTAGTGCCAGGCAAGCCAGAGAACGATCAGAAAATCCGGGCGGAGATGGTCTTTCTCTGCCAGAAACTGTTAGGAAGGGATTTCGCTCCGAATCATCCGGAGATCGATCGGATGTTCGCACTGTTCCAGGGGATTCTGATCGATTCGAAAGCGCAAAAATATGTGGCGCCGCGCGAAACCTATTTTTGCGGAGGACGGGAAGACTTCCACGTTGACGATCCGAACTATACCATCCGGGCGTGGCGTGCCGTAGTTACCTATCTGCTTCGCCAGCACGACTTTTTGTACGAATAA